Proteins from one Juglans microcarpa x Juglans regia isolate MS1-56 chromosome 1S, Jm3101_v1.0, whole genome shotgun sequence genomic window:
- the LOC121247311 gene encoding uncharacterized protein LOC121247311, which produces MFYKGLNGQTQTIVDAAAGGTLMSKTAKGATYLLEEMASNNYQWPTERTIAKKVAGIRELEPLAALSAQVATLSHQISALTTQRIPQSAEYVAATSMTVPSNEASQEQVKYINNRNYNYRGNPMPNYYHPGLRNHENLSYGNTKNVLQPAPGFDSQSSEKKMSLEDAMVSFVQETNARFKKTDSRLDNIETHCSNMGATMKNRKVQIGQLATTINAQQRGTFPSNTEVNPKEQCKAIILKSGRKIERSSSKETKSTPTAENNGQSKNKVEEEDDTPRETDKLPEISFPDNPHILSTPLPYPQRFQK; this is translated from the coding sequence ATGTTCTATAAAGGGTTAAATGGACAAACTCAGACCATAGTTGATGCTGCTGCTGGTGGAACTTTGATGTCAAAAACAGCTAAGGGTGCTACCTATCTTTTGGAAGAGATGGCctcaaacaactatcaatggCCAACTGAAAGAACTATAGCTAAGAAAGTTGCTGGGATTCGTGAATTGGAGCCGTTAGCAGCCCTTTCAGCTCAAGTTGCTACTCTATCCCATCAGATTTCAGCTTTGACAACCCAAAGGATACCACAAAGTGCAGAATATGTTGCAGCTACAAGTATGACAGTTCCAAGTAATGAAGCGAGTCAAGAACAAGTGAAATACATCAACAATCGGAACTACAACTATCGTGGTAATCCTATGCCAAATTACTACCATCCAGGGCTTCGAAATCATGAGAATTTGTCTTATGGAAATACAAAGAATGTGTTGCAACCTGCTCCAGGATTTGATAGTCAATCAAGCGAGAAGAAGATGTCACTTGAGGATGCCATGGTTTCCTTTGTTCAGGAGACAAATGCAAGGTTTAAAAAGACTGATTCACGGTTGGACAACATTGAGACTCATTGTAGCAACATGGGAGCCACTATGAAGAATCGTAAAGTGCAAATTGGGCAGCTAGCCACGACCATCAATGCCCAACAAAGAGGAACTTTTCCTAGCAACACAGAAGTGAATCCAAAGGAACAATGCAAGGCCATCATACTTAAGAGTGGAAGAAAAATTGAGAGGTCATCATCAAAGGAAACCAAGTCCACCCCTACAGCTGAAAACAATGGCCAAAGCAAGAATAAAGTTGAAGAAGAGGACGATACACCAAGAGAGACTGACAAGCTTCCAGAAATTTCATTTCCTGACAATCCTCATATTCTCTCTACTCCACTTCCTTATCCTCAacgttttcaaaaataa